The following are encoded together in the Pectobacterium punjabense genome:
- a CDS encoding methyl-accepting chemotaxis protein — protein MAMNFDNLKVGKKLGLGFFLILLMTMVIAGAGIMHISSLKDSIDKVNLSNNINDEINQAKYYRALYGTTYNPDDIKRNIEHITSVSKLAEKAKEFHWPESDAKKIASIPTLITSYQEKQNNYINAVSKKDTVRKSWNISTTEKPLQELNDQLKTDNNSTNLQLLLSDLNQKLIAVRYHVRGLLLSTNKESEEKLTDAINTAQTSLTFLYQSLSAEQRDTLAPVMTIMNNYEEQVLAYMPAYQEEMAQAGQMQTVAEQLNIVVKSLLSDQLAASQADIHNATLQMSIAALITLLLGLLISWFISRQITTPLGSTLSMAEKIATGDLTMSINTTRKDELGQLMSAMSKMNDNLHNMIDDIRVGVSQISNASGEIVAGNTDLSSRTEQQAAAVEQTAASMEQLTATVKQNADNAHHANKLAISASHTAKQGGEQVNNVVQTMTAIENSSKRIAEITSVINSIAFQTNILALNAAVEAARAGEQGRGFAVVASEVRSLAQRSSQAAKEIEDLISESVNQVSRGATLVGNAGKTMNDIVTSITQVHDIMGEIATASDEQSRGISQVSQAIVEMDSTTQQNAALVEQSSAAADSLEEQARLLKQAVSVFRLANAQHDDTPAGIAFTNQTHHLHAPR, from the coding sequence ATGGCTATGAATTTTGACAATCTAAAAGTCGGTAAAAAATTAGGATTGGGCTTTTTCCTGATTCTGCTGATGACCATGGTGATTGCCGGCGCGGGCATTATGCATATCAGCTCGCTGAAAGACAGTATTGATAAAGTTAATTTAAGCAACAATATCAATGATGAAATTAACCAGGCTAAATATTACCGCGCATTATACGGCACCACTTATAACCCAGATGATATAAAAAGGAACATTGAGCATATTACCAGCGTCAGTAAACTCGCTGAAAAAGCAAAAGAATTTCACTGGCCTGAAAGCGACGCCAAGAAAATAGCCAGCATCCCCACATTAATTACCAGCTATCAGGAAAAACAAAATAATTATATTAATGCCGTGAGCAAAAAGGATACTGTAAGAAAGAGCTGGAATATTTCAACCACGGAAAAACCCCTACAAGAGCTCAACGATCAATTAAAGACAGACAACAACAGTACAAACCTGCAATTATTACTTTCAGACCTGAACCAAAAACTGATTGCCGTCCGCTACCACGTTCGTGGTTTATTACTTTCTACCAATAAAGAATCCGAAGAAAAACTGACGGATGCCATCAACACGGCACAAACATCATTGACCTTCCTGTATCAGAGTCTGTCTGCCGAACAGCGTGACACGCTGGCACCAGTTATGACAATCATGAACAACTATGAAGAGCAGGTTCTGGCCTATATGCCAGCCTATCAGGAGGAAATGGCGCAGGCGGGGCAAATGCAGACTGTCGCCGAGCAGTTGAACATCGTGGTTAAATCCCTGCTGAGCGATCAGCTTGCTGCCTCACAGGCCGATATTCACAACGCCACGCTGCAAATGAGCATCGCGGCACTGATTACGCTGCTGCTTGGCCTGCTGATTTCCTGGTTTATTTCGCGTCAAATCACCACGCCACTGGGCAGCACGCTGAGCATGGCTGAAAAAATAGCAACAGGCGATCTCACCATGTCCATCAACACTACCCGCAAAGATGAACTGGGTCAGTTGATGAGTGCAATGTCGAAAATGAATGACAACCTGCACAATATGATCGATGACATTCGCGTCGGCGTCAGCCAGATTTCTAACGCATCTGGCGAGATCGTCGCAGGCAATACAGATTTATCTTCACGTACCGAGCAACAGGCCGCTGCCGTTGAACAAACTGCCGCCAGCATGGAGCAACTCACCGCAACGGTTAAGCAAAATGCAGACAACGCACACCACGCCAACAAACTGGCCATCAGCGCTTCCCACACCGCGAAACAGGGTGGCGAACAGGTGAATAACGTGGTGCAAACCATGACGGCAATTGAGAACAGCTCCAAACGTATCGCGGAAATTACGTCCGTCATCAACAGCATCGCCTTCCAGACTAACATTCTGGCATTGAACGCCGCGGTAGAAGCCGCCCGTGCTGGTGAGCAAGGCCGTGGCTTTGCCGTTGTCGCCAGCGAAGTCCGTAGTTTAGCTCAGCGCAGTTCTCAGGCTGCGAAGGAAATTGAAGACCTGATCTCTGAATCGGTTAATCAAGTATCACGCGGTGCGACACTGGTCGGCAATGCGGGCAAAACCATGAACGATATCGTCACCTCGATCACGCAGGTGCATGACATCATGGGTGAAATTGCCACCGCATCAGATGAGCAAAGCAGGGGAATCAGTCAGGTTAGCCAGGCGATTGTGGAGATGGACAGCACTACGCAGCAGAACGCCGCGCTGGTTGAACAATCCTCTGCGGCCGCCGATTCGCTGGAAGAGCAGGCGAGACTGCTGAAGCAGGCCGTCTCCGTCTTCCGTCTGGCCAACGCACAGCATGATGACACACCGGCCGGTATCGCGTTTACCAACCAAACACACCATCTGCACGCGCCGCGCTAA
- a CDS encoding YibL family ribosome-associated protein, which translates to MKEQEKAEIKRLSDQLDKLTHKQTTLLAQGDAEAIALNLEACEKLTAEIERLRNVREQKLSKEAQKLAKLPFNRAITKKEQADMGTLKKSVRGLVIVHPMTALGREMGLKEMTGYAPKSF; encoded by the coding sequence ATGAAAGAGCAGGAAAAAGCAGAGATCAAACGTCTTAGCGACCAATTGGATAAGCTGACGCATAAGCAGACTACGCTGCTGGCACAAGGTGATGCCGAAGCTATCGCACTCAATCTGGAAGCTTGCGAAAAGCTTACGGCTGAGATTGAGCGCCTGCGTAACGTGAGAGAACAGAAACTTAGCAAAGAAGCGCAGAAACTGGCGAAGCTGCCTTTCAACCGTGCGATTACCAAAAAAGAGCAGGCTGATATGGGGACGTTGAAGAAGAGCGTTCGCGGTTTGGTGATTGTGCACCCGATGACTGCACTCGGGCGTGAAATGGGCTTAAAAGAGATGACAGGTTACGCGCCGAAATCGTTCTGA
- a CDS encoding MltR family transcriptional regulator, with product MGMLCAGLKGREVTMEETQAFENRVLEALNSGKTVRDFMLCAVELLAEAVSILMLQVFRKDDYAVKYAVEPLMTGTGPLGDLSVRLKLIYGLGMISRKEYEDAELLMALGEELAHDDRHYRFTDDEILGPIGELHCVAALPTEPALPPVVEAADPLLVSMQQQRYQQMVRSTLVLSLTALIAQISLKKAF from the coding sequence ATGGGTATGCTGTGTGCGGGTTTAAAGGGTCGAGAAGTGACGATGGAAGAAACACAGGCGTTTGAAAACCGGGTTCTGGAAGCGCTGAACTCAGGGAAGACAGTGCGCGACTTTATGCTCTGTGCCGTTGAATTACTGGCTGAAGCGGTCAGCATCCTGATGTTGCAGGTGTTCCGTAAAGATGATTATGCGGTGAAATATGCCGTTGAACCTCTGATGACGGGCACGGGGCCACTGGGCGACCTTTCCGTGCGCCTGAAACTGATTTATGGCTTGGGAATGATCAGCCGTAAAGAGTACGAAGATGCGGAACTGTTGATGGCGTTGGGAGAAGAGCTAGCGCATGACGATCGGCATTATCGTTTTACCGATGATGAAATTCTGGGGCCTATCGGTGAGCTGCACTGCGTTGCTGCGTTGCCCACAGAACCCGCTTTGCCGCCCGTAGTAGAAGCTGCCGATCCACTTCTGGTGAGCATGCAACAGCAGCGTTACCAGCAGATGGTACGTTCTACACTGGTTTTATCTCTGACTGCATTGATTGCGCAAATCAGTCTGAAAAAGGCGTTTTAG
- a CDS encoding mannitol-1-phosphate 5-dehydrogenase: MKALHFGAGNIGRGFIGKLLADANVELTFADVNQPLLDALNSRKSYAVRIVGDNTQVDTVSNVSAVHSGSQDAVALIAVADLVTTAVGPQILEKIAGTIAQGLVKRHEDGNIRPLNIIACENMVRGTSQLKQHVLKLLPEGHQEWVVEHVGFVDSAVDRIVPPSEVGSDDVLAVTVETFSEWIVDKTQFCGEPPAIPGMELTDNLMAFVERKLFTLNTGHAITAYLGQQARHQTIRDAILDPKVRAVVKGAMEESGAVLIKRYGFDADKHAAYINKILSRFENPHLHDDVERVGRQPLRKLSAGDRLIKPLLGTLEYHLPHDNLITGIAAAMHYRSEQDPQALELAELIHTQGVQAALVQISGLDADSKVVAQAVNVYNAMQ, from the coding sequence ATGAAAGCATTACATTTTGGCGCGGGTAATATTGGCCGCGGGTTTATTGGGAAATTGCTGGCGGATGCCAACGTCGAACTGACATTTGCTGACGTCAATCAGCCGCTGTTAGATGCCCTGAACAGTCGTAAAAGCTACGCGGTGCGGATTGTCGGTGATAACACGCAGGTTGATACCGTCAGCAACGTTAGCGCCGTTCACAGCGGCAGTCAGGATGCTGTCGCGCTCATTGCCGTGGCCGATTTGGTGACGACCGCTGTGGGGCCACAGATTCTGGAAAAAATCGCCGGAACTATCGCTCAGGGGCTGGTTAAGCGTCACGAAGACGGCAATATCCGGCCGTTGAACATTATTGCCTGTGAAAATATGGTGCGTGGCACCAGCCAGTTAAAACAACATGTACTGAAACTGCTGCCGGAAGGCCATCAGGAATGGGTGGTCGAGCATGTGGGATTCGTCGATTCCGCCGTAGATCGCATCGTTCCCCCTTCCGAAGTCGGTAGCGATGATGTTCTGGCGGTGACGGTAGAAACCTTCAGCGAATGGATCGTCGATAAAACCCAGTTCTGCGGTGAGCCGCCAGCGATTCCCGGTATGGAACTGACCGACAATCTGATGGCGTTTGTCGAGCGTAAACTGTTCACACTTAATACCGGCCATGCGATTACGGCCTATCTCGGTCAGCAGGCGCGCCATCAAACGATCCGCGATGCAATTCTTGACCCGAAAGTCAGAGCCGTGGTCAAAGGTGCAATGGAAGAGAGCGGCGCGGTACTCATCAAGCGCTACGGTTTTGATGCGGATAAGCACGCTGCCTATATCAACAAAATTCTCAGCCGCTTTGAAAATCCCCATTTGCATGATGATGTCGAACGCGTTGGTCGTCAGCCGCTGCGTAAGCTGAGTGCAGGAGACCGTCTGATCAAGCCGCTGCTGGGAACGCTGGAATACCATTTACCGCATGACAACCTGATTACCGGTATTGCCGCGGCGATGCATTATCGCAGCGAACAAGATCCGCAGGCGCTGGAACTGGCTGAGTTAATCCACACCCAGGGCGTGCAGGCGGCGTTGGTGCAGATTTCTGGTCTGGATGCCGACAGCAAGGTTGTCGCGCAAGCAGTGAATGTGTATAACGCCATGCAGTAA
- a CDS encoding PTS mannitol transporter subunit IICBA, translating into MLSPDIKIKVQNFGRFLSNMVMPNIGAFIAWGIITALFIPTGWIPNETLAKLVGPMITYLLPLLIGYTGGRLVFGERGGVVGAITTMGVIVGTDIPMFLGAMIVGPLGGWTIKRFDRMVDGKIKSGFEMLVNNFSAGIIGMLLAILSFLAIGPLVEVFSQVLASGVNLMVQNNLLPFTSIFVEPAKILFLNNAINHGIFSPLGIQQATETGKSIFFLIEANPGPGMGVLMAYMFFGRGNAKESAPGAAIIHFLGGIHEIYFPYVLMNPRLIIAVILGGMTGVFTLSVLGGGLVSPASPGSILAVLAMTPKGAYFANLAAIAAAFAVSFIVSAILLKSTKQKEEDLGDATRRVQEMKASSKGAATNTGVSGDMSTVRKIIVACDAGMGSSAMGAGVLRKKVQDAGLTNISVTNSAINSLPDDVDLVITHRDLTERAMRHAPQAQHISLTNFLDSGLYSDLAARLVAAQGAAQPETVATPASAVVDTQTNLFQLGAGNVFLNQHATHKEQAIRFAGEQLVKGGYVEPAYVEAMLEREKLTSTYLGESIAVPHGTIEAKDRVLKTGVVFCQYPEGVRFGDEEDEVARLVIGIAARNNEHIQVITSLTNALDDDAVIERLAHTQDVQEVLDLLSGKKSA; encoded by the coding sequence ATGCTTTCACCAGATATTAAGATCAAAGTGCAAAACTTTGGTCGCTTCCTCAGTAATATGGTGATGCCCAATATTGGCGCATTTATCGCCTGGGGTATTATTACCGCGCTGTTTATCCCTACCGGCTGGATTCCCAATGAAACCTTGGCGAAGCTCGTCGGCCCGATGATTACGTATTTGCTACCATTGCTGATTGGTTATACTGGCGGACGTCTGGTATTCGGTGAGCGTGGTGGTGTCGTGGGTGCAATTACGACGATGGGTGTGATCGTCGGAACCGACATCCCGATGTTCCTCGGTGCCATGATTGTGGGCCCGCTGGGCGGCTGGACGATTAAACGTTTTGACCGCATGGTCGACGGTAAAATCAAGAGCGGTTTTGAAATGCTGGTCAACAACTTCTCTGCCGGTATTATCGGTATGTTGTTGGCAATTCTGTCGTTTTTGGCAATTGGTCCGCTGGTTGAAGTCTTCTCTCAGGTGCTGGCTTCCGGCGTTAACCTGATGGTACAGAACAACCTGTTGCCGTTTACGTCCATCTTCGTTGAACCAGCGAAAATTCTGTTCCTGAACAACGCGATTAACCACGGTATCTTCTCTCCACTGGGTATTCAGCAGGCGACGGAAACCGGCAAATCTATTTTCTTCCTGATCGAAGCGAACCCAGGTCCAGGTATGGGCGTGCTGATGGCTTATATGTTCTTCGGGCGTGGTAACGCGAAAGAATCAGCACCGGGTGCGGCGATTATCCACTTCCTGGGCGGGATTCACGAAATCTACTTCCCTTATGTCCTGATGAATCCGCGTCTGATTATCGCGGTGATTCTGGGCGGGATGACTGGCGTGTTTACGCTGAGCGTACTAGGCGGTGGCTTAGTTTCTCCAGCCTCTCCGGGCTCCATTCTTGCAGTGCTGGCGATGACACCAAAAGGTGCTTACTTCGCTAACCTGGCGGCGATTGCAGCGGCTTTCGCGGTGTCCTTCATCGTGTCGGCGATTTTGCTGAAAAGCACCAAGCAAAAAGAAGAAGACCTGGGCGATGCGACGCGTCGTGTGCAGGAAATGAAAGCGTCTTCTAAAGGTGCAGCGACTAACACGGGCGTCAGCGGTGATATGAGCACCGTGCGTAAAATCATCGTAGCGTGTGATGCTGGTATGGGTTCCAGCGCGATGGGTGCTGGCGTGTTGCGTAAGAAAGTTCAGGATGCTGGGCTGACCAACATTTCGGTGACCAACAGCGCGATCAATAGCCTGCCGGACGATGTCGATCTGGTGATTACGCACCGCGATCTGACTGAACGCGCTATGCGCCATGCGCCGCAGGCACAGCACATTTCTCTGACCAACTTCCTTGATAGCGGTCTGTATAGCGATCTGGCTGCTCGTCTTGTGGCAGCGCAGGGTGCCGCGCAGCCTGAAACCGTCGCGACGCCTGCATCCGCTGTAGTCGACACGCAGACGAACCTGTTCCAACTGGGGGCGGGTAACGTGTTCCTGAATCAGCATGCGACACACAAAGAGCAGGCAATTCGTTTCGCCGGCGAGCAACTGGTGAAAGGCGGCTACGTCGAGCCTGCGTATGTTGAAGCCATGCTGGAGCGTGAAAAGCTGACCTCCACTTATCTGGGCGAGTCGATCGCCGTGCCGCACGGTACGATAGAAGCGAAAGACCGCGTGTTGAAAACTGGCGTTGTCTTCTGCCAATATCCTGAAGGCGTTCGCTTTGGCGATGAAGAGGATGAGGTTGCGCGTCTGGTTATCGGTATCGCTGCCCGTAACAACGAACATATTCAGGTCATCACCAGCCTGACCAATGCGTTGGATGATGACGCGGTTATTGAACGTCTGGCACACACGCAGGACGTTCAGGAAGTACTCGACTTACTCTCCGGTAAAAAGAGTGCCTGA
- a CDS encoding DUF3053 domain-containing protein: MRRLMTYRSRWLLPVLVILAALQLAACGDSEADQRKAFIAFLQSAQSQQDGTLPALTEEQKKSFGNFANDYAILTTFSQQFNQAVSGSLTPMLGQISRIRVPKDYLTQRDALRQSVGTMSLLAQHVQAAKAQADNAHRTLKQPEEVQIPYERLYASTVIQPTNALLPVIPGATSFAQSLIQVGDFLQAQGDQAVFNGASVQFRTPQQAAQYNSMVAALPVQQQNVMNALRGVNGVNYP, from the coding sequence ATGAGAAGGCTGATGACGTACCGTTCACGCTGGCTGCTGCCAGTTCTGGTTATTCTGGCGGCATTACAGCTTGCTGCCTGCGGTGATAGTGAGGCCGACCAGCGCAAGGCATTCATTGCATTTCTGCAAAGCGCACAGTCGCAGCAGGATGGGACGCTGCCCGCATTGACGGAAGAGCAGAAGAAGAGTTTTGGCAATTTTGCCAACGATTATGCGATTTTAACCACCTTTTCTCAGCAGTTTAATCAAGCCGTATCCGGCAGTCTGACGCCGATGCTGGGGCAAATTTCCCGTATTCGTGTCCCTAAAGACTATCTGACACAGCGTGATGCGCTCAGGCAATCTGTTGGAACCATGAGCCTGTTGGCGCAGCATGTTCAGGCGGCAAAAGCGCAGGCTGACAATGCCCACCGTACGTTAAAGCAGCCCGAAGAGGTGCAAATTCCTTATGAGCGGCTCTATGCGAGCACGGTAATACAGCCGACGAATGCGTTGTTACCTGTTATTCCTGGCGCCACATCGTTTGCACAAAGCCTGATTCAGGTTGGTGATTTCCTCCAGGCTCAGGGCGATCAGGCCGTATTTAACGGCGCATCTGTCCAATTCCGCACCCCACAGCAGGCGGCGCAATATAACAGTATGGTGGCGGCATTACCTGTGCAGCAACAGAATGTGATGAATGCGCTCAGAGGGGTAAATGGCGTGAATTATCCCTAA
- the glyS gene encoding glycine--tRNA ligase subunit beta, which produces MTDKTFLVEIGTEELPPKALRNLAESFAANFTAELDAANLAHGDVSWFAAPRRLALKVARLSASQPDREVEKRGPAISQAFDAEGKPTKAAEGWARGCGITVEQAERLTTDKGEWLLYRAHAKGEQAQALLAGMVSTALSKLPIPKLMRWSDKETQFVRPVHTVTMLLGEELIPGQVLGIDSARTLRGHRFMGEAEFTIDNAEQYPQILLERGKVVADYDARKAKIKADAEEAARKIGGNADLSDSLLEEVTSLVEWPVVLTAKFEEKFLAVPSEALVYTMKGDQKYFPVYDNSGNLLPNFIFVANIESKDPQQIISGNEKVVRPRLADAEFFFNTDRKKRLEDHLPRLETVLFQQQLGSLRDKTDRIQGLAGWVAGQIGADVNHATRAGLLSKCDLMTNMVFEFTDTQGVMGMHYARHDGEAEDVAVALNEQYQPRFAGDELPSSAVACALAIADKMDSLAGIFGIGQHPKGDKDPFALRRAALGVLRIIVEKRLPLDLQTLTEEAVRLYGSKLTNTKVVDDVIEFMLGRFRAWYQEEGHSVDTIQAVLARRPTRPADFDARVKAVSHFRSLDAAAALAAANKRVSNILAKSTDTLNESVNAAVLKDAAEITLATHLVVLRDKLTPLFAEGRYQEALVELASLREPVDAFFDQVMVMAEDEQVRVNRLTLLSQLRELFLQVADISVLQ; this is translated from the coding sequence ATGACTGACAAGACTTTTCTGGTGGAAATTGGCACGGAAGAGCTGCCGCCGAAGGCTCTCCGTAATCTGGCAGAATCCTTTGCCGCGAATTTCACGGCGGAGCTGGATGCTGCCAATCTGGCGCACGGTGACGTAAGCTGGTTTGCTGCGCCGCGCCGTCTGGCGCTGAAGGTTGCACGCCTAAGCGCTTCCCAACCCGATCGTGAAGTAGAAAAACGCGGTCCAGCGATTTCCCAAGCGTTTGATGCGGAAGGTAAGCCGACAAAAGCGGCAGAAGGCTGGGCGCGTGGCTGTGGTATCACCGTTGAGCAAGCTGAACGTTTGACGACCGACAAAGGCGAGTGGTTGCTGTATCGCGCCCACGCTAAAGGCGAACAGGCACAGGCACTGCTGGCTGGCATGGTAAGCACTGCATTATCGAAGCTGCCGATTCCAAAATTGATGCGCTGGAGCGACAAAGAAACCCAGTTTGTACGTCCGGTGCATACCGTGACTATGCTGTTGGGTGAGGAATTGATACCCGGTCAGGTATTGGGTATCGATTCCGCTCGTACTCTTCGCGGCCACCGCTTTATGGGTGAAGCTGAATTTACGATCGACAATGCAGAGCAGTATCCACAGATTCTGCTGGAACGCGGTAAAGTCGTCGCCGACTACGATGCGCGTAAAGCGAAAATCAAAGCTGATGCAGAAGAAGCCGCACGCAAGATTGGCGGTAATGCCGATCTTAGCGACAGCCTGCTGGAAGAAGTCACCTCGCTGGTGGAATGGCCGGTGGTACTGACCGCGAAATTTGAAGAAAAATTCCTCGCCGTACCGTCCGAAGCGCTGGTTTACACCATGAAAGGTGACCAGAAGTATTTCCCGGTTTATGATAACAGCGGCAATCTGCTGCCGAATTTCATCTTTGTTGCCAATATTGAATCCAAAGATCCACAGCAGATTATCTCCGGTAACGAAAAAGTGGTGCGCCCACGTTTGGCTGACGCCGAGTTCTTCTTCAATACCGACCGCAAGAAGCGTTTGGAAGATCACTTACCGCGTCTGGAAACGGTTTTGTTCCAGCAGCAACTGGGTTCATTGCGTGACAAAACTGACCGCATTCAGGGGCTGGCAGGCTGGGTTGCTGGCCAAATTGGTGCTGACGTGAACCACGCAACGCGTGCGGGTCTGCTGTCCAAGTGCGACCTGATGACCAACATGGTGTTCGAATTCACCGACACGCAGGGCGTGATGGGGATGCACTATGCGCGTCATGATGGTGAAGCCGAAGATGTTGCTGTTGCGCTGAATGAGCAGTATCAGCCGCGTTTTGCGGGTGATGAACTGCCGTCTTCTGCGGTGGCTTGTGCGCTGGCGATTGCCGACAAAATGGATTCGCTGGCAGGGATTTTTGGCATCGGCCAACATCCAAAAGGTGACAAAGATCCATTTGCACTGCGTCGCGCAGCCCTCGGCGTGCTGCGTATTATTGTCGAAAAACGTCTGCCGCTCGATTTGCAGACGCTGACCGAAGAAGCGGTACGTTTGTATGGCAGCAAGCTGACTAATACCAAGGTTGTGGATGACGTGATTGAGTTTATGCTCGGTCGTTTCCGTGCCTGGTATCAGGAAGAAGGGCACAGTGTGGATACCATTCAGGCGGTATTGGCGCGTCGTCCAACTCGTCCGGCTGATTTCGATGCCCGCGTGAAAGCCGTTAGCCACTTCCGTTCGCTGGATGCAGCAGCGGCGCTTGCAGCAGCTAACAAACGCGTTTCCAACATTCTTGCTAAGTCTACCGATACGCTGAATGAGAGCGTCAACGCTGCCGTATTGAAAGATGCGGCGGAAATTACGCTGGCAACGCACCTTGTCGTGCTGCGTGACAAACTGACGCCGCTGTTTGCCGAAGGCCGCTATCAGGAAGCGTTGGTTGAGCTGGCCTCGCTGCGCGAACCGGTCGATGCATTCTTCGATCAGGTGATGGTCATGGCGGAAGATGAGCAGGTGCGTGTGAACCGCCTGACGCTGCTGAGCCAACTGCGAGAGCTGTTCTTGCAGGTTGCGGATATTTCCGTTCTGCAATAA
- the glyQ gene encoding glycine--tRNA ligase subunit alpha, with amino-acid sequence MQKFDTKTFQGLILTLQDYWARQGCTIVQPLDMEVGAGTSHPMTCLRALGPEPMAAAYVQPSRRPTDGRYGENPNRLQHYYQFQVVIKPSPDNIQELYLGSLKELGMDPTIHDIRFVEDNWENPTLGAWGLGWEVWLNGMEVTQFTYFQQVGGLECKPVTGEITYGLERLAMYIQGVDSVYDLVWSDGPLGKTTYGDVFHQNEVEQSTYNFEHADVDFLFSCFEQYEKEAQHLLALEKPLPLPAYERILKAAHSFNLLDARKAISVTERQRYILRIRTLTKAVAEAYYASREALGFPMCNKKES; translated from the coding sequence ATGCAAAAGTTTGATACCAAGACCTTCCAGGGCCTGATCCTGACATTACAGGATTATTGGGCTCGCCAGGGCTGCACCATTGTTCAACCATTGGACATGGAAGTCGGCGCAGGCACTTCACATCCTATGACCTGCCTGCGGGCACTGGGGCCGGAGCCAATGGCCGCCGCCTATGTGCAGCCTTCTCGTCGTCCGACCGATGGGCGCTACGGCGAAAACCCGAACCGCTTACAGCACTATTACCAGTTTCAGGTCGTCATTAAGCCATCACCGGACAATATTCAGGAGCTGTACCTCGGTTCTCTGAAAGAACTGGGTATGGACCCGACCATTCACGATATCCGTTTCGTGGAAGATAACTGGGAAAACCCAACGCTGGGCGCATGGGGCCTGGGTTGGGAAGTCTGGCTGAATGGTATGGAAGTCACGCAGTTTACCTACTTCCAGCAGGTTGGTGGCTTGGAATGTAAACCGGTGACCGGTGAGATTACCTACGGTCTGGAACGTCTGGCGATGTATATTCAGGGCGTTGATAGTGTTTACGATCTGGTCTGGAGCGATGGCCCGTTAGGTAAAACCACCTACGGCGACGTGTTCCATCAAAACGAAGTCGAGCAGTCGACCTACAACTTTGAACACGCTGATGTCGATTTCCTGTTCAGCTGTTTCGAGCAATATGAGAAAGAAGCGCAGCACCTGCTCGCGCTGGAAAAACCGCTGCCTTTGCCAGCTTACGAACGCATTCTGAAAGCGGCGCACAGCTTTAACCTGCTGGACGCGCGTAAAGCGATCTCGGTTACCGAGCGCCAGCGCTACATCCTGCGTATTCGTACCCTGACCAAAGCGGTTGCGGAAGCCTATTATGCCTCTCGTGAGGCATTGGGTTTCCCGATGTGTAATAAGAAAGAGAGCTAA
- a CDS encoding sulfite exporter TauE/SafE family protein, with protein MAVEWVAAYLALGAVVGFMAGLLGIGGGGIMVPVLTALFAAQGVDNTHLVHLALGTSMAAIVVTAISSLRTHHQHQAVLWPVVIRITPAILIGTFAATWLATLLPTRTLAIFFSCFMAYVSLQMVLNIKPKPQRQLPGTAGISLAGLTIGSISALVAIGGGSLTVPFLTWCNVRIQQAIGTSAAVGLPIAVSGALGYLINGWSTTGLPDYSVGYVSLPAVFLISVVSFFTAPVGARLAHRLPVATLKKAFAALLLLLSLKMLQTVFSG; from the coding sequence ATGGCAGTGGAGTGGGTAGCAGCCTATCTGGCATTAGGTGCAGTGGTGGGTTTCATGGCGGGATTATTAGGTATCGGTGGTGGCGGCATTATGGTGCCAGTGCTGACGGCGTTGTTTGCCGCACAGGGTGTGGATAATACGCATCTGGTGCACCTGGCGTTGGGAACGTCAATGGCGGCGATTGTCGTCACGGCGATTTCCAGTCTACGTACTCATCATCAGCATCAGGCGGTGCTTTGGCCTGTGGTTATCAGAATTACGCCCGCCATTCTGATCGGGACATTCGCCGCGACCTGGCTGGCGACGCTGTTGCCGACGCGGACGCTGGCGATCTTTTTCTCCTGTTTTATGGCCTATGTTTCTCTGCAAATGGTGCTGAATATCAAGCCCAAACCGCAGCGTCAGTTGCCCGGTACGGCAGGGATTTCGCTGGCGGGATTGACGATCGGCAGCATCTCGGCGCTGGTGGCTATTGGTGGCGGGTCGCTTACGGTGCCGTTCCTGACGTGGTGCAACGTCCGTATTCAGCAGGCGATTGGGACATCGGCGGCGGTTGGGCTACCGATTGCCGTTTCCGGCGCGCTGGGCTACCTGATCAACGGCTGGTCGACGACCGGATTGCCTGACTACAGCGTCGGCTATGTTTCTCTGCCTGCTGTTTTCCTGATTTCCGTCGTCAGCTTCTTCACCGCCCCTGTCGGCGCCCGTTTGGCACATCGTCTGCCTGTGGCAACGCTGAAAAAGGCCTTTGCGGCATTGTTACTGCTGCTAAGCCTGAAAATGTTGCAGACCGTTTTTTCCGGTTGA